Proteins encoded by one window of Mycolicibacterium sp. ND9-15:
- a CDS encoding response regulator, translated as MTSDGRAIDVLLIEDDPGDELITREAFEHNKIKNSLHVARDGEEGLDFLYRRGKFADAPRPDLILLDLNLPKYDGRQLLEKIKSDADLSHIPVVVLTTSSAEEDILRSYKLHANAYVTKPVDLDQFMNAVRQIDEFFVQVVRLPNS; from the coding sequence ATGACATCGGACGGCCGCGCGATCGACGTACTGCTCATCGAGGATGATCCCGGTGACGAACTGATCACTCGAGAAGCATTCGAGCACAACAAGATCAAGAACTCCCTGCATGTTGCGCGCGACGGGGAGGAGGGACTGGACTTCCTCTACCGCCGAGGCAAGTTCGCCGACGCGCCGCGGCCTGATCTGATCCTGCTGGACCTCAACCTGCCCAAGTACGACGGCAGGCAGTTGCTGGAGAAGATCAAGTCCGATGCCGACCTGAGCCACATCCCGGTAGTGGTGCTCACCACGTCGTCGGCGGAGGAGGACATCCTGCGCAGCTACAAGCTGCACGCCAACGCGTACGTCACCAAGCCCGTAGACCTCGATCAGTTCATGAACGCGGTTCGGCAGATCGACGAGTTCTTCGTTCAGGTGGTTCGGCTGCCCAACTCCTGA
- a CDS encoding acetyl-CoA hydrolase/transferase family protein, with protein MPTELTAEQAAALLGTDDTLGIPLGPGQPPAVLRALGQREDWTDLRVYGALLAVGTELFARPGVHYLSGFYGPLERALRDAGADVEFAPADFRRFGPLLEQQAPRVMTTVATPPDTDGWCSLSLHAGGTVSELRRAGTDPDRLLIVEASTAYPRTFGLGKEHRHALHVDEIDVLVSSTEAPLALPGGAAAPTEVDKAIARHAVTFVASGATLQTGIGSIPSQVAALLAEGDGGEYGLHSEMFTDGCMQLHRAGKVTNTEKGIYDGVSVTTFAFGSSELYAWLDGNRDVAFLPVEIVNAPGVIGANNEMVSINGALAIDIQGQVVADTIGGNQFSGIGGAEDFVAGAGLELSDRSLICLPSTFEEGDAVRSRIVPWFGPGAVITTPRHHVDVIVTEYGAAELEGKTVRERGEALAAIAHPQFRDDLLAAAERAAKGHSPVP; from the coding sequence ATGCCGACCGAGCTGACCGCGGAGCAGGCGGCCGCGCTGCTCGGGACCGACGACACGTTGGGCATCCCGCTCGGCCCCGGCCAGCCGCCGGCGGTCCTGCGGGCACTCGGGCAGCGCGAGGACTGGACCGATCTGCGTGTCTACGGCGCGCTGCTCGCCGTCGGCACCGAACTGTTCGCGCGGCCCGGTGTGCATTACCTGTCGGGTTTCTACGGTCCGCTCGAGCGGGCGCTGCGCGACGCGGGTGCCGACGTCGAGTTCGCACCGGCGGACTTCCGCCGATTCGGACCGTTGCTCGAGCAGCAGGCACCTCGGGTGATGACGACGGTCGCGACACCGCCCGACACCGACGGCTGGTGCTCGCTGTCCTTGCACGCCGGCGGAACGGTGAGCGAATTGCGCCGCGCCGGAACGGATCCCGATCGGCTGCTGATCGTCGAGGCCTCGACCGCCTATCCGCGGACGTTCGGGCTCGGCAAAGAGCATCGGCACGCGTTGCACGTCGACGAGATCGACGTCCTCGTGTCCTCGACCGAGGCGCCGCTCGCACTCCCGGGTGGCGCTGCAGCGCCCACCGAAGTCGACAAGGCGATCGCACGCCACGCCGTCACGTTCGTCGCCTCCGGCGCGACGCTGCAGACCGGCATCGGTTCGATCCCAAGCCAGGTCGCCGCCCTGCTGGCCGAGGGCGACGGCGGCGAATACGGTCTGCACAGCGAGATGTTCACCGACGGTTGCATGCAACTGCATCGCGCGGGCAAGGTCACCAACACCGAAAAGGGCATCTACGACGGTGTGAGCGTGACGACGTTCGCGTTCGGCTCGTCGGAACTGTACGCATGGCTCGACGGCAACCGCGACGTCGCGTTCCTGCCCGTCGAGATCGTCAACGCCCCAGGGGTGATCGGCGCCAACAACGAGATGGTGTCGATCAACGGTGCGCTCGCGATCGACATCCAGGGCCAGGTCGTCGCGGACACGATCGGCGGCAACCAGTTCAGCGGGATCGGCGGCGCCGAGGATTTCGTCGCCGGTGCCGGCCTCGAGTTGTCGGACCGCTCGCTGATCTGTCTGCCCTCGACGTTCGAGGAGGGCGACGCGGTGCGGTCGCGGATCGTGCCGTGGTTCGGACCGGGCGCGGTGATCACGACCCCTCGGCACCACGTTGACGTGATCGTCACCGAGTACGGTGCCGCGGAGTTGGAGGGCAAGACGGTACGCGAACGCGGTGAGGCGCTTGCCGCTATCGCGCATCCGCAGTTCCGCGACGATTTGTTGGCAGCGGCCGAACGCGCGGCGAAGGGCCACTCCCCGGTCCCCTAG
- a CDS encoding ATP-binding protein gives MVIDVCLRPADPLRIEVSATADRLAQIRRRLLDWMEPIGVPEVVSADIVLAVNEAATNCVEHAYRGSDEDGMVVEATAEHERIVVCVSDRGEWRPPSTGPTTRGRGLPIIRAVGDGVQVLSSALGTTVRIDFDVTAAGGGQELGSRTT, from the coding sequence GTGGTGATCGATGTGTGTCTGCGGCCGGCCGACCCGCTTCGGATCGAGGTGTCGGCAACCGCGGATCGACTCGCACAGATTCGTCGCCGGCTTCTCGACTGGATGGAACCGATCGGGGTGCCCGAGGTGGTGAGCGCCGACATCGTGCTGGCGGTCAACGAGGCCGCGACCAACTGCGTGGAACATGCCTATCGCGGCAGCGACGAAGACGGGATGGTGGTCGAGGCGACCGCCGAGCACGAGCGAATCGTGGTCTGCGTCTCCGATCGCGGTGAGTGGCGACCACCGAGCACAGGGCCGACGACCCGCGGCCGCGGGCTGCCGATCATCCGTGCGGTGGGCGACGGTGTGCAGGTCTTGAGCTCGGCTTTGGGCACCACCGTGCGGATCGACTTCGACGTGACGGCCGCCGGCGGTGGTCAGGAGTTGGGCAGCCGAACCACCTGA
- a CDS encoding DUF732 domain-containing protein — MKPVIAALAAAAAGAVTLFSAPSAHADVVAYLVNVHVRPGYNFPNADAAIGYGRTVCDRVAARMGYGQLVDQVTADFHTADKYQGMYLINQAVNELCPAQIWQLRQSAAGYRG; from the coding sequence ATGAAGCCGGTGATCGCTGCGCTGGCCGCCGCCGCTGCGGGCGCGGTCACACTGTTCTCCGCCCCCTCGGCCCATGCCGACGTGGTTGCCTACCTGGTCAACGTGCACGTGCGACCGGGCTACAACTTCCCCAACGCCGACGCCGCGATCGGTTACGGCAGGACCGTTTGCGACCGGGTGGCGGCCAGGATGGGCTACGGCCAGCTCGTCGACCAGGTGACCGCCGACTTCCACACCGCCGACAAGTACCAGGGCATGTACCTGATCAACCAGGCGGTCAACGAGCTGTGCCCGGCGCAGATCTGGCAGTTGCGCCAGTCGGCGGCCGGCTACCGGGGATGA
- the gluQRS gene encoding tRNA glutamyl-Q(34) synthetase GluQRS: MNAGRFAPSPSADLHIGNLRTAVLAWLFARSTGRRFLIRVDDLDDRTFADIGRRQLADLAAIGLTWDLVEWQSEQPDRYSTAITELGDRGLLYECYCSRKDIAQAPRAPHAPQGAYPGTCRDLTDAERAMRRAETGRPPALRLRTDAITHTVRDVLHGSYTGIVDDFVVRRGDGVPAYNLAVVVDDAAQGVDQVVRGDDLLPSSPRQAYLARMLGHPEPVYAHVALVLNEDGARLAKRDGAVTLAEIGVRRALAEISESLGWRAGDVEGMLAEFDPERLPRGPWIYRPG; encoded by the coding sequence ATGAACGCCGGCAGGTTCGCCCCGAGCCCGTCGGCCGACCTGCACATCGGCAACCTGCGCACCGCGGTGCTCGCCTGGCTGTTCGCTCGCTCCACGGGCCGGCGGTTCCTGATCCGTGTCGACGACCTCGACGACCGCACTTTCGCCGATATCGGACGGCGACAACTGGCCGACCTGGCGGCGATCGGGTTGACGTGGGACCTCGTGGAGTGGCAGTCCGAACAACCCGACCGCTACTCCACCGCGATCACGGAGCTGGGCGATCGCGGATTGCTCTACGAATGTTATTGCAGCCGTAAAGATATCGCCCAAGCGCCGCGAGCCCCGCACGCACCTCAGGGCGCCTACCCCGGCACCTGCCGCGACCTCACAGACGCCGAACGGGCGATGCGGCGGGCCGAGACAGGGCGGCCGCCGGCGTTGCGACTGCGCACCGACGCGATCACGCACACCGTCCGCGACGTGTTGCACGGCAGCTACACCGGTATCGTCGACGATTTCGTGGTGCGTCGCGGCGACGGGGTCCCCGCCTACAACCTGGCGGTCGTCGTCGACGACGCCGCGCAGGGCGTCGACCAGGTGGTGCGGGGTGACGACCTGCTGCCGTCGTCGCCTCGGCAGGCCTACCTGGCCCGGATGCTGGGTCATCCGGAACCGGTCTACGCCCACGTCGCGCTGGTCCTCAACGAGGACGGGGCCCGGTTGGCCAAACGCGACGGCGCCGTGACGCTCGCCGAGATCGGCGTGCGCCGGGCGCTGGCCGAGATCAGCGAGTCGTTGGGCTGGCGGGCCGGCGACGTCGAGGGCATGCTGGCCGAGTTCGACCCGGAACGGTTGCCGCGCGGACCCTGGATTTATCGTCCCGGCTAG
- a CDS encoding GntR family transcriptional regulator, protein MVDVGDLASRIDRSSALPLWAQVHADLLARIQSGEFTSGFPGEHALTSGYGVSRHTVREALRHLRHAGVLIAERGRASRLADGPVIRQPLGALYSLFAAVEAVGLPQRSVVRVLDVRRDPSVAQTLDLPPEAPLVYLERLRMAGDHPLALDFAWLPAEIAEPLLEADFTHTALYIELEKRCGVRLTGGREDITAVIPAPAEAEVLALDERCAALAIRRLGCVDQRPMELRHTLIRGDHFTVSARFSPTEGYRFLAADALSLSR, encoded by the coding sequence ATGGTCGACGTCGGTGACCTGGCGTCGCGGATCGACCGCAGCAGCGCGCTGCCGTTGTGGGCGCAGGTGCACGCCGACCTGCTGGCCCGCATTCAGTCCGGTGAGTTCACCTCCGGTTTTCCTGGCGAGCATGCCCTGACCAGTGGCTACGGCGTGAGCCGCCACACGGTGCGCGAGGCACTGCGACACTTGCGCCACGCCGGGGTGTTGATCGCCGAGCGGGGACGAGCCTCCCGGCTCGCCGATGGGCCGGTGATCCGACAGCCGCTCGGTGCGCTGTACAGCCTCTTCGCCGCGGTTGAGGCCGTCGGTCTGCCCCAGCGCAGTGTCGTGCGCGTGCTCGACGTCCGCCGCGATCCCAGCGTGGCCCAGACGTTGGACCTGCCGCCCGAGGCGCCGCTGGTGTATCTCGAGCGGTTGCGAATGGCCGGCGACCATCCCCTCGCGCTGGACTTCGCCTGGCTACCCGCCGAGATCGCCGAACCGCTGCTGGAGGCCGATTTCACCCACACGGCGCTCTACATCGAACTCGAGAAACGTTGCGGGGTGCGGCTGACCGGTGGCCGAGAGGACATCACCGCGGTCATTCCCGCGCCGGCCGAGGCCGAGGTGCTCGCGCTCGACGAGCGCTGCGCCGCCTTGGCGATCCGCCGCCTCGGTTGTGTGGACCAGCGTCCAATGGAATTGCGGCACACGTTGATTCGTGGTGACCATTTCACGGTCAGCGCCCGCTTCTCGCCAACTGAGGGCTATCGGTTTCTCGCCGCAGACGCCCTGTCGCTGAGTCGCTGA
- a CDS encoding lipoprotein LpqH produces MRNRSILTCCAIATVSALAGCSSPPDYEAPAGEMVAGTAQVTVNGNDAGTTKVVQCNTTEWLTTITTGNQTSGVTAMVSNKDELMVESVRINDVGGFTGSYTAGVTEEAGAAEVAMTGRTYDISGTADGFNTDKPSFRVPGKFAIRVSC; encoded by the coding sequence GTGCGAAATCGGTCGATCCTCACCTGCTGCGCCATCGCGACTGTGTCGGCGCTGGCCGGATGCTCCAGCCCTCCGGACTACGAAGCGCCCGCCGGCGAGATGGTGGCGGGCACGGCGCAGGTGACCGTCAACGGAAACGACGCCGGCACCACCAAGGTGGTCCAGTGCAATACGACGGAGTGGCTGACTACGATCACCACCGGCAATCAGACCTCAGGGGTCACGGCGATGGTGTCGAACAAGGACGAACTGATGGTGGAGTCGGTCAGAATCAACGACGTCGGCGGCTTCACCGGTAGTTACACCGCCGGGGTAACCGAGGAGGCAGGGGCGGCTGAAGTCGCTATGACGGGCAGGACCTACGACATCTCGGGTACCGCCGACGGCTTCAACACCGACAAGCCGAGCTTCCGCGTTCCCGGCAAGTTCGCCATCAGGGTTTCCTGCTGA
- a CDS encoding lipoprotein LpqH, whose translation MKRGFLIAIGGAAIVVAGMSGCSSGDKKSETSGETSTAAAAEGKTTVTIDGQDQAVHGTVVCSDMGGNTNIAIGDATTGIGAVVSSGDEPTVQSVGLGNVNGVTLGFQSGTGQGDAKAEKDDKTYKITGTATGVDMANPLQPVNKPFEIEVTCP comes from the coding sequence GTGAAGCGTGGTTTCCTGATTGCCATCGGCGGCGCGGCGATTGTCGTCGCCGGTATGTCCGGCTGCTCCTCGGGTGACAAGAAGTCCGAAACTTCGGGTGAGACGTCGACTGCCGCCGCGGCGGAGGGTAAGACCACCGTCACGATCGACGGGCAGGATCAAGCCGTCCACGGCACCGTCGTGTGCAGCGACATGGGCGGGAACACGAACATCGCGATCGGTGACGCCACCACCGGCATCGGCGCCGTGGTCAGCTCCGGCGACGAGCCCACCGTGCAGTCCGTCGGGCTGGGCAATGTCAACGGCGTGACGCTCGGCTTCCAGAGCGGTACCGGCCAGGGCGACGCCAAAGCCGAGAAGGACGACAAGACCTACAAGATCACCGGCACCGCGACGGGCGTCGACATGGCCAACCCGCTGCAGCCGGTCAACAAGCCTTTCGAGATCGAGGTCACCTGCCCGTAG
- a CDS encoding MFS transporter: MDPEGPTSPQCGSEQEAPPGDVKKAIAASAVGNFTEWFDYGLYAYGVSYIAAAIFPGDGATATLLALMTFAVSFLVRPLGGFVWGPLGDRLGRRRVLAITILVMAGATLGVGLVPSYATVGLWAPALMVVLRMIQGFSTGGEYGGAATFMAEYAPTRRRGVLGSFLEFGTLAGFSAGALMMLGFSLVLSDDQMGGWGWRLPFLVAAPLGLIGLYLRTRLDETPVFRELEEAGEQEGNVGAAFKDLLVQYQGPILRLGGLVVALNVVNYTLLTYMPTYLEQSIGLSTDMSLVVPIIGMLSMMVFLPFAGLASDRIGRKPIWWISLIGLFAAGIPMFMLMSTGVIGAVIGFAVLGLLYVPQLATISATFPAMFPTQVRYAGFAIAYNVSTAIFGGTAPAVNDWLVNATGDNLVPAYYMMAACVIGAIALVKVPETARFPINGTEIPGTPEAPPQLDYELEGTRG; this comes from the coding sequence GTGGACCCCGAAGGTCCCACCAGCCCACAGTGCGGATCTGAGCAGGAAGCGCCGCCCGGTGACGTGAAGAAGGCCATCGCGGCGTCGGCCGTCGGCAACTTCACCGAATGGTTCGACTATGGCCTCTACGCCTACGGCGTCTCGTACATCGCCGCAGCCATCTTCCCGGGCGACGGCGCCACGGCGACGTTGCTGGCGTTGATGACGTTCGCGGTCTCCTTCCTCGTCCGGCCGCTCGGTGGGTTCGTCTGGGGCCCACTGGGTGACCGACTCGGTCGCCGGCGGGTCCTGGCGATCACGATCCTGGTGATGGCCGGTGCCACGCTGGGCGTCGGACTCGTCCCGAGCTACGCCACGGTCGGGCTCTGGGCTCCCGCACTGATGGTGGTGCTGCGGATGATCCAGGGCTTTTCCACCGGCGGAGAGTACGGCGGGGCCGCCACGTTCATGGCGGAGTACGCGCCGACGCGTCGTCGTGGTGTGCTGGGCAGCTTCCTCGAGTTCGGCACGCTGGCCGGGTTCTCGGCGGGCGCGCTGATGATGCTGGGGTTCTCGCTGGTCCTTTCCGACGACCAGATGGGCGGTTGGGGCTGGCGGCTACCGTTCCTGGTCGCCGCTCCGCTCGGCCTGATCGGGCTGTACCTGCGCACGCGGCTGGACGAGACCCCGGTGTTCAGGGAGCTGGAGGAAGCGGGCGAGCAGGAGGGCAACGTCGGCGCCGCGTTCAAGGATCTCCTCGTCCAGTACCAAGGTCCGATTCTGAGACTGGGCGGCCTCGTGGTCGCACTGAACGTCGTGAACTACACGCTGCTCACCTACATGCCTACCTACCTCGAGCAATCGATCGGCCTGTCCACCGACATGTCGCTCGTGGTGCCCATCATCGGCATGCTCTCGATGATGGTGTTCCTGCCGTTCGCCGGCCTCGCGTCGGACCGGATCGGGCGCAAGCCGATCTGGTGGATCTCGCTGATCGGGCTGTTCGCCGCGGGCATTCCGATGTTCATGCTGATGTCTACCGGCGTGATCGGCGCGGTCATCGGCTTCGCCGTGCTGGGATTGCTCTACGTTCCGCAGCTGGCGACGATTTCCGCCACCTTCCCGGCGATGTTTCCGACGCAGGTGCGCTACGCCGGTTTCGCTATCGCCTACAACGTGTCGACGGCGATATTCGGGGGCACTGCACCCGCGGTCAACGACTGGCTGGTCAACGCGACCGGTGACAACCTCGTGCCGGCCTACTACATGATGGCGGCGTGTGTCATCGGTGCGATCGCACTGGTCAAAGTGCCTGAGACCGCGCGGTTTCCGATCAACGGCACGGAGATCCCGGGCACGCCCGAAGCGCCGCCGCAGTTGGATTACGAACTCGAGGGAACGCGCGGCTGA
- the tgt gene encoding tRNA guanosine(34) transglycosylase Tgt, with the protein MAVPKSPTPKESSAPYFSVTAELPGRLGRTGVIRTPHGDIHTPAFIPVGTQATVKAALPEMMKELGAQALLANAYHLYLQPGADIVDEAGGLGAFMNWPGPTFTDSGGFQVLSLGAGFRKVLAMDTERVRADDIIAEGKERLANVDDDGVTFRSHLDGSVHRFTPEVSIRIQHQLGADIIFAFDELTTLVNTRGYQEQSVQRTHDWAVRCLAEHRRLQAARSDKPTQALLGIVQGAQYEDLRRQAARGLVSIGEETGPAEGLSFDGYGIGGALEKQNLATIVGWVCSELPADKPRHMLGISEPDDLFDAIAAGADTFDCVSPSRVARNAAVYTSTGRFNITNARFRRDFTPIDEDCDCYTCAHYTRAYLHHLFKAKEILSATLGTIHNERFVVRLVDRIRAAIGAGEFDELRADVLGRYYTQ; encoded by the coding sequence GTGGCCGTGCCGAAATCTCCCACTCCGAAAGAGTCGTCGGCACCGTATTTCAGTGTGACGGCCGAACTGCCCGGCCGGCTTGGCCGTACCGGCGTCATCCGCACCCCGCACGGCGACATCCATACCCCGGCGTTCATTCCCGTCGGCACCCAGGCCACCGTGAAGGCGGCACTGCCGGAAATGATGAAAGAGCTTGGCGCACAGGCTCTTCTGGCCAACGCCTATCATCTGTATCTGCAGCCCGGCGCGGACATCGTCGACGAGGCCGGGGGCTTGGGCGCGTTCATGAACTGGCCCGGTCCGACGTTCACCGACAGCGGCGGTTTCCAGGTGCTGTCGCTGGGAGCGGGCTTCCGCAAGGTGCTTGCGATGGATACCGAGCGGGTCCGGGCCGACGACATCATCGCCGAGGGCAAGGAGCGACTGGCCAATGTCGACGACGACGGGGTGACGTTCCGGTCACACCTGGACGGGTCGGTGCACCGTTTCACCCCCGAGGTGTCGATCCGCATCCAGCATCAGCTGGGCGCCGACATCATCTTCGCGTTCGACGAGCTGACCACCCTCGTAAACACCCGCGGATATCAGGAGCAGTCCGTTCAGCGGACCCATGACTGGGCCGTGCGCTGCCTGGCCGAGCATCGGCGACTGCAGGCCGCCCGGTCGGATAAGCCGACGCAAGCGCTGCTCGGGATCGTGCAGGGCGCGCAGTACGAGGATCTGCGCAGGCAGGCCGCGCGCGGCCTGGTGTCGATCGGCGAGGAAACCGGGCCCGCCGAGGGCCTGAGCTTCGACGGTTACGGGATCGGCGGCGCGTTGGAGAAACAGAACCTGGCGACCATCGTCGGGTGGGTGTGCAGCGAGCTGCCCGCCGACAAACCGCGGCATATGCTGGGCATCAGCGAACCCGACGATCTGTTCGATGCGATCGCGGCAGGCGCCGACACGTTCGATTGTGTGTCCCCGTCGCGCGTTGCGCGCAACGCCGCGGTTTACACCAGCACCGGTCGCTTCAACATCACCAACGCGCGGTTCCGCCGCGACTTCACGCCGATCGACGAGGACTGCGACTGCTATACCTGCGCGCACTACACCCGGGCCTATCTGCACCACCTGTTCAAGGCCAAGGAGATCCTCTCGGCGACGCTGGGCACCATCCACAACGAGCGGTTCGTGGTGCGGCTCGTCGACCGGATCCGCGCCGCCATCGGTGCGGGGGAATTCGACGAGTTGCGTGCCGACGTCCTCGGCCGGTACTACACCCAATAG
- a CDS encoding ATP-dependent DNA ligase, with translation MRLPVMPPVSPMLAKSVKSIPPDALYEPKWDGFRSICFRDGDEVEFGSRNERPMTRYFPELVDAARTELPDRCVIDGEIVVASARGLDFEALQQRIHPADSRVRMLSDKTPASFIAFDLLALADIDYRSRPFIERRAALVDALVDAGPRIHVTPATTDLTTAHRWFGEFEGAGLDGIIAKPLNVTYQPDKRVMFKIKHERTADCVVAGYRVHKSSRDAIGSLLLGLYKDDGTLASVGVIGAFPMARRRELFTELQPLVTTFDEHPWNWAAHMAGERTPRRNEGSRWNAGKDLSFVPLRPERVVEVRYDHMEGDRFRHTAQFNRWRPDRNPRSCTFEQLEQPVTFQLGDIVPGLG, from the coding sequence ATGCGCCTGCCCGTGATGCCGCCGGTGTCGCCGATGCTCGCCAAGTCGGTGAAGTCCATACCTCCTGACGCGTTATATGAGCCGAAGTGGGATGGCTTCCGGTCGATCTGCTTCCGCGACGGCGACGAGGTGGAGTTCGGCAGCCGCAACGAGCGCCCGATGACCCGCTACTTTCCCGAGTTGGTCGATGCCGCCAGAACCGAGCTACCCGATCGGTGCGTCATCGACGGCGAAATCGTCGTGGCGTCCGCTCGCGGACTGGACTTCGAGGCGCTCCAGCAACGCATCCATCCGGCCGACTCGCGGGTGCGGATGCTGTCCGACAAGACACCCGCATCGTTCATCGCGTTCGACCTGCTCGCGTTGGCCGACATCGATTACAGGTCAAGGCCGTTCATTGAGCGCCGCGCCGCGCTTGTCGACGCACTCGTCGACGCCGGCCCGAGAATCCATGTCACGCCGGCGACGACCGATCTGACCACCGCACACCGCTGGTTCGGCGAGTTCGAGGGTGCGGGCCTCGACGGCATCATTGCCAAGCCGCTGAACGTCACCTATCAGCCGGACAAGCGCGTGATGTTCAAGATCAAGCACGAGCGCACCGCGGACTGCGTAGTCGCCGGCTACCGAGTGCACAAATCCAGCAGGGATGCGATCGGTTCGCTGCTGCTCGGGTTGTACAAGGATGACGGCACACTCGCATCCGTCGGGGTCATCGGCGCCTTCCCGATGGCCCGGCGCCGCGAGCTGTTCACCGAATTGCAGCCGCTGGTAACCACATTCGACGAGCACCCGTGGAACTGGGCGGCACACATGGCCGGCGAGCGAACCCCGCGGCGCAACGAGGGATCCCGCTGGAACGCGGGCAAGGACCTGTCCTTCGTGCCGCTGCGACCCGAGCGGGTGGTCGAGGTCCGTTACGACCACATGGAAGGCGACCGGTTTCGCCACACCGCACAGTTCAACCGCTGGCGCCCCGACCGCAACCCCCGTTCGTGCACCTTTGAACAACTCGAGCAGCCCGTCACCTTCCAGCTGGGCGACATCGTTCCCGGTCTTGGTTGA
- a CDS encoding YeeE/YedE thiosulfate transporter family protein has protein sequence MITVTAPLWVGLLIGAAFGVPAALWGIGNPETLIRAARLIDRLLIGCFAFVTAIGAVLLYGMYALGFSMHFSPKPLYIYGVALGGVLFGVGLAISGYLPGTEWIALGEGRRDALYAIPGGFLGAATWTVLYQTPAGQWLVTTANYGDLVVTGNIAHIHPLATFAAAVGYAAVALTLLYFLPRYKGGQHSCIRHLGTCAVDEHDRVFMHDTAEYLAEGAVDPTGARTPGWYQRLTSRDVPAPNFYARTISAVGLAVAVVVVLAIFLHQIFGQSTTYSWLVGKLLWPDYTYSEEVFKTIGWEPFTNVGVLFGALVSALFISRRFTAFRAVVPPSWRNRFGPSSVKRAIGAFGGSFLVLFGARMAGGCTSGHTLSGGVQLALSAWLFTAAMVTAMLITARLLYADANWLTNPGGLTRRSPRSQADCRGGPMKARAALLVGTVLGSFALMTTIGAVMTEDHPQGPLSLGDVLVPGAIPVLLVIAITVACRTPSAQRDAGTGNAPTQDVTSVSSARHSASDESFSQHVSPHTRSRP, from the coding sequence ATGATTACCGTGACCGCACCGCTGTGGGTGGGGCTTCTCATCGGAGCCGCATTCGGCGTGCCCGCCGCGTTGTGGGGAATCGGGAACCCCGAGACCCTCATACGAGCGGCCAGGCTCATCGACCGGCTACTCATCGGATGTTTCGCGTTTGTCACGGCGATCGGCGCGGTCCTCCTTTACGGAATGTATGCGCTGGGGTTCTCGATGCACTTCTCGCCCAAGCCGCTCTACATCTACGGGGTAGCCCTTGGCGGAGTTCTGTTCGGGGTGGGCCTGGCCATCAGCGGCTACCTCCCGGGAACGGAGTGGATCGCCCTCGGCGAGGGCCGTCGTGACGCCCTCTACGCAATTCCCGGCGGGTTTCTCGGCGCCGCAACGTGGACCGTCCTCTACCAAACACCTGCCGGGCAGTGGCTCGTGACTACGGCGAACTACGGAGACTTGGTGGTCACCGGCAACATCGCCCACATCCATCCGCTTGCCACGTTCGCTGCGGCCGTCGGCTACGCGGCGGTGGCTTTGACCCTTCTCTACTTCCTTCCCCGGTACAAAGGGGGCCAGCACAGTTGTATTCGACACCTGGGGACCTGCGCCGTCGACGAGCACGACCGGGTGTTCATGCACGACACCGCGGAATATCTCGCTGAAGGTGCGGTTGATCCGACCGGCGCGCGCACCCCTGGCTGGTATCAGCGACTGACCTCCCGCGACGTGCCGGCCCCGAACTTCTACGCTCGCACCATCAGCGCTGTCGGGCTCGCCGTAGCTGTCGTCGTGGTCCTCGCAATCTTCCTTCATCAGATCTTCGGCCAGTCGACGACTTACTCATGGCTGGTCGGGAAGCTGTTGTGGCCCGATTACACCTACAGCGAAGAGGTGTTCAAAACCATCGGCTGGGAGCCGTTCACCAACGTCGGCGTCCTCTTCGGCGCACTGGTCTCGGCGCTGTTCATCAGCCGTCGCTTCACCGCCTTCCGCGCCGTTGTACCACCCTCGTGGCGCAACCGGTTCGGCCCCAGTTCGGTCAAACGCGCAATCGGCGCGTTCGGCGGGTCGTTTCTGGTGCTCTTCGGTGCCAGGATGGCCGGTGGATGCACAAGTGGTCATACGCTGAGCGGCGGGGTCCAACTCGCACTCAGCGCCTGGCTCTTCACCGCCGCAATGGTGACCGCGATGCTCATCACGGCCCGCCTGCTCTACGCGGACGCCAACTGGCTGACCAACCCAGGCGGCTTGACCAGACGGTCACCACGCAGCCAAGCCGACTGTCGAGGTGGCCCAATGAAGGCGCGAGCCGCGCTGCTGGTGGGAACTGTGTTGGGGTCTTTTGCACTCATGACCACCATCGGCGCGGTGATGACCGAAGACCACCCGCAAGGCCCGCTCTCGCTCGGCGACGTGCTCGTCCCGGGAGCGATCCCGGTGCTGCTGGTGATCGCGATCACCGTGGCCTGCCGCACCCCGTCAGCGCAGCGGGACGCAGGGACAGGAAACGCGCCGACACAAGACGTGACTTCTGTCTCAAGCGCACGCCATAGCGCATCGGATGAGTCCTTCTCACAGCATGTTTCGCCGCACACGAGAAGTCGCCCATAG